One stretch of Stigmatella aurantiaca DNA includes these proteins:
- a CDS encoding sigma-54-dependent transcriptional regulator has translation MDGFSHEGNMADVSTLGAAGRERVQEPRSRLVPALTVVAHALPHRVGERLLLHPVLLGREVAVSRNLPDFQRPGAPLGLPLADPFLSRKPLVFSPAPGEGVRLDPGEGSKVMLGGELLQGPWAFTREEVAEGVVLELAGRVVLVLHLADVQAETADPLGMVGGGVGIQRVRRHIEQVADLHVPVLVRGETGSGKELIARAIHQRSKRRDQAFVSVNLGAIPKELAAAELFGAHKGAYTGATRDREGFFRAAHGGTLFLDEVGEAPPEVQVMLLRVLETGDIYPVGGHTPVATDVRLIAATDAQLEERIQDGRFKAPLLHRLSGYDLRVPPLRERREDIGLLFHHFAREVLEELGEAWRLTPEDASAEPWLPAPLAARLVRYAWPGNIRQLRNLSRQLIIGSRGQPRLRLDPRLEQELEAAQAPRPGRPAVASVSAPEPKAAPRRKASEVTGPELLTALRACAWDLKATADRLGIPRSSIYDLIDRSPNLRTAGDLSVEELTRCYQECGGDLEAMAQRLEVSKRALGRRIKELGLVPGNT, from the coding sequence ATGGATGGCTTCTCGCACGAGGGCAACATGGCCGACGTCTCCACCCTGGGGGCTGCGGGCCGGGAGCGGGTTCAGGAGCCGCGTTCCCGCCTCGTTCCCGCGCTGACCGTCGTCGCGCACGCCCTGCCCCACCGGGTGGGCGAGCGGCTGCTGCTGCACCCGGTCCTGCTCGGCCGGGAGGTGGCCGTGTCGCGTAACCTCCCGGACTTCCAGCGTCCCGGGGCGCCGCTGGGCCTGCCCCTGGCGGACCCGTTCCTCAGCCGCAAGCCGCTGGTGTTCTCGCCGGCCCCCGGGGAGGGAGTACGGCTGGACCCCGGCGAGGGCAGCAAGGTGATGCTGGGCGGGGAGCTGCTGCAGGGCCCGTGGGCGTTCACCCGGGAGGAGGTGGCCGAGGGCGTTGTCCTGGAGCTGGCCGGACGCGTGGTGCTGGTGCTGCACCTGGCGGACGTGCAGGCCGAGACGGCCGACCCGCTGGGCATGGTGGGCGGGGGCGTGGGCATCCAGCGCGTGCGCCGCCACATCGAGCAGGTGGCGGACCTCCATGTGCCCGTGCTGGTGCGGGGCGAGACGGGCTCCGGCAAGGAGCTCATCGCGCGCGCCATCCACCAGCGCAGCAAGCGGCGGGACCAGGCCTTCGTCAGCGTGAACCTGGGGGCCATTCCCAAGGAGCTGGCGGCGGCCGAGCTGTTCGGGGCCCACAAGGGGGCCTACACGGGCGCCACCCGGGACCGCGAGGGGTTCTTCCGCGCGGCGCACGGCGGCACGCTCTTCCTGGACGAGGTGGGCGAGGCGCCCCCCGAGGTGCAGGTGATGCTGCTCCGGGTGCTGGAGACCGGGGACATCTACCCGGTGGGCGGCCACACGCCGGTGGCCACCGACGTGCGGCTCATCGCCGCGACGGACGCGCAGTTGGAGGAGCGCATCCAGGATGGGCGCTTCAAGGCGCCGCTGCTGCACCGGCTGTCGGGGTATGACCTCCGGGTGCCCCCGCTGCGCGAGCGCCGCGAGGACATCGGGCTCTTGTTCCACCACTTCGCCCGCGAGGTGCTGGAGGAGCTGGGCGAGGCGTGGCGGCTCACGCCGGAGGATGCGTCGGCGGAGCCGTGGCTGCCGGCGCCGCTGGCCGCCCGGCTGGTGCGCTACGCGTGGCCCGGCAACATCCGGCAGCTGCGCAACCTCTCGCGGCAGCTCATCATCGGCAGCCGGGGGCAGCCGCGCCTGAGGCTGGACCCCCGCCTGGAGCAGGAGCTGGAGGCGGCGCAGGCCCCCCGGCCGGGCCGGCCCGCGGTGGCCTCCGTCTCCGCGCCCGAGCCGAAGGCGGCCCCGCGGCGCAAGGCCTCGGAAGTCACCGGGCCGGAGCTGCTGACCGCCCTGCGCGCGTGCGCGTGGGACCTGAAGGCCACGGCCGACCGGCTGGGGATTCCCCGCTCCTCCATCTACGACTTGATTGACCGGAGCCCGAACCTGCGCACCGCGGGGGACCTCAGCGTGGAGGAGCTCACCCGCTGCTACCAGGAGTGTGGCGGGGACCTGGAGGCCATGGCCCAGCGGCTCGAGGTGTCCAAGCGCGCCCTGGGCCGCCGCATCAAGGAGCTGGGGTTGGTGCCTGGAAACACGTGA
- a CDS encoding response regulator, producing the protein MSVPTSRGSILIVEDDEDIRAAMAELLENEGFEISVASNGQEGLEVIEQMPTPCLVLLDLMMPVMSGEDFLRHLRKHPTFHALPVIIVTASGRQPLPGAQGILKKPFEIGELFATVAAHCGG; encoded by the coding sequence GTGAGCGTTCCCACTTCGCGAGGCAGCATCCTGATTGTCGAGGACGATGAGGACATCCGGGCTGCCATGGCCGAGCTTCTCGAGAACGAAGGGTTCGAGATCTCGGTGGCATCCAACGGCCAGGAGGGCCTGGAGGTCATCGAGCAGATGCCGACCCCGTGCCTCGTCCTCCTGGACCTCATGATGCCGGTGATGAGCGGGGAGGACTTCCTGCGCCACCTGCGCAAGCACCCCACCTTCCACGCCCTGCCCGTCATCATCGTGACCGCCAGTGGACGGCAGCCCCTCCCCGGGGCGCAGGGCATCCTCAAGAAGCCGTTCGAAATCGGAGAACTGTTCGCCACGGTCGCCGCGCACTGTGGTGGATGA
- a CDS encoding sensor histidine kinase: protein MDGLAQLLSTRREDLLQRIASKAPPARLLEALPALLDRLQTALESPAEAPGEEALPDLADVDAGPLRAGLSLVRECSLDLWEETGGTADFPTLRRFHRFLDQALEQTQTEAEAATARRVQVESQVLLDTMLATAPVGLCFVSPEMRFVHLNHTIAAFNGVSVEETVGRTLREVVPQMASDLEPLYRQVLETGEPVLDLEMSGTTPGLDGEQGFWLVSCYPVKDAQGHTFLMGSVVVDLTERKRSADAVARDAAKLEAILQSIPDAVYVGDARNIKHANARARELLGEDLEGVAPQELGRRLTCRAPDTGEAILPSDEPFTRALAGEAFTRELVLCHARTGKDLWMRIAAAPVRMGERIVSAVVVATDLTEHQQRESELRRAAEFRERFLGIVSHDLRNPLNAISLSAGALVREEGLSARAQKTAGRIVHSTERMGRMIGELLDFTRGRLGGGIPITRRPGDLRPLCRHVLDELRVARPDREVRLKGDGQFQGEWDGDRLAQLVGNLAKNALDYSPEDTPVTVSLHDEGHRVRLEVHNHGEPIPAEILPVLFEPFRRGVKAEDSKPSGLGLGLFIARQIALAHGGTLEVRSTREEGTRFIVSLPRALPAT, encoded by the coding sequence ATGGACGGACTGGCCCAACTGCTCTCCACCCGCAGAGAGGACCTGCTGCAGCGCATCGCGAGCAAGGCCCCGCCCGCGCGCCTGCTCGAGGCACTCCCGGCGCTGCTGGACCGGCTGCAGACCGCGCTGGAGTCCCCCGCGGAAGCCCCCGGGGAAGAAGCCCTCCCGGACCTGGCGGACGTGGACGCGGGGCCGCTGCGGGCCGGACTGAGCCTCGTCCGGGAGTGCAGCCTCGACCTGTGGGAGGAGACCGGAGGGACGGCGGACTTTCCGACGCTGCGGAGGTTCCACCGCTTCCTGGACCAGGCGCTGGAGCAGACCCAGACGGAAGCGGAGGCCGCCACGGCGCGGCGGGTCCAGGTCGAATCCCAGGTGCTGCTGGACACGATGCTGGCCACCGCGCCGGTGGGGCTGTGCTTCGTGAGCCCGGAGATGCGCTTCGTGCACCTCAACCACACCATCGCCGCCTTCAACGGCGTGTCCGTGGAGGAGACCGTTGGGCGCACCCTGCGCGAGGTGGTTCCGCAGATGGCCTCCGACCTCGAACCGCTCTACCGGCAGGTGCTGGAGACGGGGGAGCCCGTCCTCGACCTCGAAATGTCGGGCACGACGCCGGGCCTGGACGGCGAGCAGGGCTTCTGGCTGGTGAGCTGCTACCCGGTGAAGGACGCCCAGGGACACACCTTCCTGATGGGCTCGGTGGTGGTGGACCTCACCGAGCGCAAGCGGTCGGCGGACGCGGTGGCGCGCGACGCGGCGAAGCTGGAGGCCATTCTCCAGAGCATCCCGGACGCGGTGTACGTGGGGGACGCGCGGAACATCAAGCACGCCAATGCCCGGGCGCGCGAGCTGCTGGGCGAGGACCTGGAGGGGGTGGCGCCCCAGGAGCTGGGACGGCGCCTGACGTGCCGGGCGCCGGACACCGGCGAAGCCATCCTCCCCTCGGACGAGCCCTTCACGCGCGCCCTCGCGGGCGAGGCCTTCACGCGCGAGCTGGTGCTGTGCCACGCGCGCACGGGCAAGGACTTGTGGATGCGCATCGCGGCGGCGCCCGTGCGCATGGGCGAGCGCATCGTCAGCGCGGTGGTGGTGGCCACGGACCTGACGGAGCACCAGCAGCGCGAGAGCGAGCTGCGGCGGGCGGCGGAGTTCCGTGAGCGCTTCCTGGGCATCGTCAGCCATGACCTGCGCAACCCGCTCAACGCCATCTCCCTGTCGGCCGGGGCGCTGGTGCGCGAGGAGGGCCTGTCCGCGCGGGCGCAGAAGACGGCCGGCCGCATCGTCCACAGCACCGAGCGGATGGGGCGGATGATCGGCGAGCTGCTGGACTTCACCCGGGGGCGGCTGGGCGGGGGCATCCCCATCACCCGGAGGCCCGGGGACTTGCGCCCGCTGTGCCGCCACGTGCTGGACGAGCTGCGGGTGGCCCGGCCCGACCGCGAGGTGCGGCTCAAGGGCGACGGCCAGTTCCAGGGCGAGTGGGACGGGGACCGGCTGGCGCAGCTCGTGGGGAACCTGGCGAAGAACGCGCTCGACTACAGCCCTGAGGACACGCCGGTGACGGTCAGCCTGCACGACGAGGGCCACCGGGTGCGGCTGGAGGTACACAACCACGGCGAGCCCATCCCCGCGGAGATCCTCCCCGTCCTCTTCGAGCCCTTCCGCCGGGGCGTGAAGGCGGAGGACTCGAAGCCCTCCGGGCTGGGGCTGGGGCTCTTCATCGCCCGGCAGATCGCCCTGGCGCACGGGGGCACGCTGGAGGTGCGCTCGACGCGGGAGGAGGGCACGCGCTTCATCGTGTCCCTGCCCCGGGCGCTCCCGGCCACGTGA
- the mobA gene encoding molybdenum cofactor guanylyltransferase, producing MGPYPDVTWAVIAGGQARRLSGVPKGLLVFEGRPVLERLLALSPLFAETLLVANHPEPYARFGLRTVADAVPGKGAPGGVHAALGAARTEWVMAVACDMPFVAPAAVHVLMEARGPEVDAVAFTVEGRVEPLLAVYRAALAAPWGERLARDNPSLRGLLAGCRARLLPEEALRAVDPPLRSRVSVNTPEDLARFGLTWPGAPGAGTR from the coding sequence ATGGGCCCATACCCGGATGTCACCTGGGCGGTGATCGCAGGCGGCCAGGCCCGGCGGCTGTCGGGCGTGCCCAAGGGGCTCCTCGTGTTCGAGGGCCGCCCGGTGCTGGAGCGGCTGCTCGCGCTGTCCCCGCTGTTCGCGGAGACGCTGCTGGTGGCCAACCACCCGGAGCCCTATGCCCGCTTCGGGCTGCGCACGGTGGCGGATGCCGTGCCGGGCAAGGGCGCGCCCGGAGGGGTTCACGCGGCGCTCGGCGCGGCCCGCACGGAGTGGGTGATGGCGGTGGCCTGCGACATGCCCTTCGTGGCCCCGGCCGCCGTTCACGTGCTGATGGAGGCGCGCGGCCCCGAGGTGGACGCGGTGGCCTTCACGGTGGAGGGGCGGGTGGAGCCGCTGCTGGCGGTCTACCGGGCCGCGCTCGCCGCCCCTTGGGGCGAGCGCCTCGCGCGGGACAACCCTTCGCTGCGCGGCCTGCTCGCCGGGTGCCGCGCCCGGCTCCTGCCCGAGGAGGCCCTGCGCGCCGTGGATCCGCCGCTGCGCTCGCGGGTGAGCGTGAACACCCCCGAGGACCTGGCGCGCTTCGGCCTCACGTGGCCGGGAGCGCCCGGGGCAGGGACACGATGA
- the glp gene encoding gephyrin-like molybdotransferase Glp: MPLISLATARQAVLDALRPAPAEAVPLLHAHGRFLAAAVSASRSLPGCDNSAMDGWAVRAQETQGATRGHPVRLRIVDTVYAGALPSRALQPGEAARIFTGAPLPAGADAVVRQEAARAEENGQVSLFITVPPGHDIRRAGEEVQEGTPLFPAGQRVEPAVLGVLASLGEATARVRPAPLVAVLATGDELIAPGQPAQPHQVYESNLLLMAALAREAGAEVRSTGRARDDDAELRAAVTRLASEASVLITTGGASVGDKDRVKGTLAALGARFLVDGVALKPGKPVAVAQLGDTVVIVLPGNPGAATVAWDQLGRPVLLKLQGVHEERRRLSARLTEGRHKQAGLTYLISAQVEQRPDGAWARLRPQGAGQILQNVGAEGYAVLPPGRADFAEGDAVEVELFDRPRYVAAEP; encoded by the coding sequence ATGCCCTTGATCTCCCTCGCCACGGCGAGACAGGCCGTGCTCGACGCCCTCCGCCCCGCGCCCGCCGAGGCGGTGCCCCTGCTGCACGCCCACGGCCGCTTCCTGGCCGCCGCGGTGAGCGCCTCGCGCTCGCTGCCCGGGTGCGACAACTCCGCGATGGATGGCTGGGCGGTTCGGGCCCAGGAGACCCAGGGCGCCACCCGGGGCCACCCCGTGCGCCTGCGCATCGTGGACACGGTGTACGCCGGGGCCCTGCCCTCGCGCGCGCTCCAGCCGGGAGAGGCCGCGCGCATCTTCACCGGAGCGCCCCTGCCTGCCGGGGCCGATGCCGTCGTCCGCCAGGAGGCCGCCCGGGCCGAGGAGAACGGACAGGTCTCCCTCTTCATCACCGTGCCGCCGGGCCATGACATCCGCCGCGCCGGGGAGGAAGTCCAGGAGGGCACGCCGCTGTTTCCCGCGGGCCAGCGCGTGGAGCCCGCGGTGCTGGGGGTGCTCGCCTCGCTGGGAGAGGCCACGGCGCGCGTCCGGCCCGCGCCGCTCGTGGCCGTGCTCGCCACGGGGGATGAGCTCATTGCCCCCGGCCAACCCGCGCAGCCGCACCAGGTGTACGAGAGCAACCTGCTCCTCATGGCGGCCCTGGCGCGCGAGGCCGGGGCGGAGGTGCGCTCCACCGGGCGGGCCCGGGACGACGACGCGGAATTGCGCGCGGCGGTGACGCGGCTGGCCTCCGAGGCCAGCGTGCTCATCACCACGGGAGGGGCCTCCGTGGGAGACAAGGACCGGGTGAAGGGCACCCTGGCGGCCCTGGGGGCGCGCTTCCTCGTGGACGGGGTGGCGCTCAAGCCGGGCAAGCCGGTGGCGGTGGCGCAGCTCGGGGACACGGTGGTCATCGTCCTGCCGGGCAATCCCGGGGCGGCCACCGTGGCGTGGGATCAGCTCGGGCGGCCCGTGCTGCTCAAGCTCCAGGGCGTGCACGAGGAGCGGCGGCGCCTGAGCGCCCGGCTCACGGAAGGCCGCCACAAGCAGGCGGGGCTCACCTACCTGATCAGCGCCCAGGTGGAGCAGCGGCCGGACGGCGCATGGGCGCGGCTGCGGCCCCAGGGGGCGGGGCAGATTCTCCAGAACGTGGGGGCCGAGGGCTACGCGGTGCTCCCGCCGGGACGGGCGGACTTCGCCGAGGGAGACGCGGTGGAGGTGGAGCTGTTCGACCGGCCCCGGTACGTGGCGGCCGAGCCATGA
- the mobB gene encoding molybdopterin-guanine dinucleotide biosynthesis protein B: MRAPPAVSIMGGSGMGKTTLVERLLPELRAQGLRVGVVKHSSDPHPLHRENSDTARFERAEAAFVAFATPAGVQLTVREPPSSALLPLLERFGDTVDLVLVEGWKNGPLPKLEVWREGQGPLLAAGRPEVVAIVTDAPVLPEGAPQGARRFGLEDVQGLAVFIARWARERTQVERQ; the protein is encoded by the coding sequence ATGAGGGCCCCCCCGGCGGTGAGCATCATGGGCGGCTCGGGCATGGGGAAGACCACGTTGGTGGAGCGGTTGCTGCCAGAACTCCGGGCGCAGGGCTTGCGCGTGGGGGTGGTGAAACACTCCTCGGATCCGCACCCCCTGCACCGGGAGAACAGCGACACGGCCCGCTTCGAGCGGGCGGAAGCGGCCTTCGTGGCCTTCGCCACCCCGGCGGGGGTGCAGCTCACGGTGCGCGAGCCACCGTCGAGCGCCTTGCTGCCCCTGTTGGAGCGCTTCGGGGACACGGTGGATCTGGTACTGGTGGAGGGCTGGAAGAACGGGCCCCTGCCCAAGCTGGAAGTGTGGCGCGAGGGGCAGGGCCCCCTGCTGGCGGCCGGGCGGCCGGAGGTGGTGGCCATCGTCACGGATGCCCCGGTGCTCCCGGAAGGGGCGCCTCAGGGGGCGAGACGGTTTGGCCTGGAGGATGTGCAGGGGCTGGCGGTGTTCATCGCGCGATGGGCGCGAGAGAGGACTCAAGTTGAGCGACAATAA
- the fdhD gene encoding formate dehydrogenase accessory sulfurtransferase FdhD: MRFASGKATPSELDAVAVEEPLEIRVSGDTVAITMRTPGQDRELAAGFLFSEGIIRSSDDLGGLAHCGHPGKEGWGNIIEVTPAPGLVLDIEKVSASRRGTLTTSACGVCGRRSVDDLMAICMPVPPGAALSPKVVARATDRLKEVQLNFARTGGMHAAAALDAKGELLAAAEDVGRHNAVDKVVGDLVLEGVVRSARAPTPLVHPSLKHQPWVLVVSGRASFEIVQKAAMAKIPVVASVSAASSLAVDLAERSGITLATFVRNGRFNIYTHPARLGVE, encoded by the coding sequence ATGCGGTTCGCGTCGGGGAAGGCAACGCCCTCGGAGCTGGACGCGGTGGCGGTGGAGGAGCCGCTGGAGATCCGCGTGAGCGGGGACACGGTGGCCATCACGATGCGGACACCGGGACAGGACCGCGAGCTGGCGGCGGGCTTCCTCTTCTCCGAGGGCATCATCCGCTCCTCGGACGACCTGGGAGGGCTCGCGCACTGCGGCCATCCTGGAAAAGAGGGATGGGGCAACATCATCGAGGTGACGCCCGCGCCGGGGCTGGTGCTGGACATCGAAAAGGTGAGCGCCTCACGGCGCGGAACGCTGACGACGTCGGCGTGTGGCGTCTGCGGAAGGCGCAGCGTGGACGACCTGATGGCGATCTGCATGCCGGTGCCACCGGGAGCGGCGCTCTCGCCCAAGGTGGTGGCCCGGGCCACGGACCGGCTGAAAGAGGTTCAACTCAACTTCGCGCGCACGGGCGGCATGCACGCGGCGGCGGCGCTCGACGCGAAGGGAGAGCTGCTGGCGGCAGCCGAGGACGTGGGGCGGCACAACGCGGTGGACAAGGTGGTGGGAGACCTGGTGCTGGAGGGCGTGGTGCGCTCCGCGCGAGCGCCCACGCCCCTGGTGCATCCCAGCCTCAAGCATCAACCGTGGGTGCTGGTGGTGAGCGGACGGGCGAGCTTCGAAATCGTGCAGAAGGCGGCGATGGCGAAGATTCCAGTCGTGGCCAGCGTGTCCGCGGCGAGCTCACTGGCGGTGGACCTGGCGGAGCGCTCCGGGATTACACTCGCCACGTTCGTGAGAAACGGACGCTTCAACATCTACACGCATCCTGCCCGCCTGGGGGTGGAGTAA